In Francisella hispaniensis FSC454, a genomic segment contains:
- the pta gene encoding phosphate acetyltransferase produces the protein MKKSIFILPTSKHTGLRLLASSMVYALQQKGLRVSSFHPIYDMQMSIENIQEYLLNNRVKDYVEIVLDKFYQKSQDFDFIIISGLFRQGNNAHKLYPINAIVDELNIEIIKALSSEIIITSYHGNKPLIDINDELDYAMRSLPKQINIIGAVITKLNAPYDDDGRVSFSLTDEDISSEQQQQVTVNMLGELPVFAQKGLNLIGVVEWQQEKTSPRILDIKNILKLNLISKVSLEARVDRVMMCSRGVDNFINDLTPNSLVITSADRSDILVTVCLAAKNGMKIAGILLTAEEYLNDKVRELCVETAEKVGLAILTTKNKSVKTILRIADIDLMGIPLDDKERILQVKDVICNSLDRDKIISAITTDVLGHQVMSPPAFRYHLLKMATKAKKRIILPESYEPRTLQAAKNCYEQDLAECVLIGDRDKIHKVAEMNGFCLPKDIQVVNIDDQAETKYLNTLMGLRKHKGLSESMARDALKNPIVVATLMLYLGEVDGLVSGAEHTTADVLRPALQLIKTKPTSSLVSSVFFMCMPDQVIVFGDCAVNQDPSAEQLVDIAIQSAESAKKFGIEPRVAMISYSTGSSGSGVQVEKVRTATELLRKKAPDLLVDGPLQYDAAMIESVAKKKAPDSQVAGRATVLIFPDLNTGNTVYKAVQRSANVLSIGPVLQGINKPVNDLSRGATVDDITYTIAITAIQAI, from the coding sequence ATGAAAAAATCTATATTTATCCTGCCAACTTCAAAACATACCGGTTTACGTTTATTAGCAAGTAGTATGGTATACGCATTACAGCAAAAAGGACTAAGGGTTAGTTCATTTCATCCTATTTATGATATGCAGATGAGTATAGAGAATATACAGGAGTATTTGCTTAATAATCGTGTTAAGGATTATGTTGAGATTGTTTTAGATAAGTTTTATCAAAAATCACAAGACTTTGATTTTATAATAATCTCTGGTTTATTTAGACAGGGTAATAATGCTCACAAACTATATCCAATAAATGCTATTGTTGATGAGCTAAATATAGAAATTATTAAAGCTTTAAGTTCAGAAATAATTATAACTTCATATCATGGTAACAAGCCATTAATCGATATCAATGATGAGCTAGATTATGCAATGCGTAGTTTACCAAAACAAATTAATATTATTGGTGCTGTAATCACTAAATTAAATGCTCCATACGATGATGATGGCAGAGTAAGCTTTAGTTTAACAGATGAGGATATTTCATCAGAGCAACAGCAACAAGTAACTGTAAATATGCTTGGGGAATTACCAGTCTTTGCACAAAAAGGTTTAAATCTAATAGGTGTTGTAGAATGGCAGCAAGAAAAAACTTCACCAAGAATATTAGATATTAAAAATATTCTTAAATTAAATCTTATCTCAAAAGTAAGCTTAGAGGCGCGTGTTGATAGGGTTATGATGTGCTCAAGAGGCGTTGATAACTTTATCAATGATTTAACGCCAAATTCTTTAGTGATAACATCTGCGGATAGATCTGATATTCTTGTGACAGTATGCTTAGCTGCAAAAAATGGTATGAAAATTGCTGGAATTTTGCTAACTGCCGAAGAGTATCTTAATGATAAGGTCAGAGAGCTTTGTGTTGAAACAGCTGAAAAAGTTGGTCTAGCAATTCTTACTACTAAGAATAAAAGTGTCAAAACTATTTTACGAATTGCTGATATTGATTTGATGGGTATACCGCTTGATGATAAAGAGCGTATTCTGCAAGTCAAAGATGTTATTTGTAATTCATTAGATAGAGATAAAATAATTAGTGCTATTACAACAGATGTGCTTGGGCATCAAGTGATGTCGCCACCGGCATTTAGATATCATCTACTGAAAATGGCAACAAAAGCTAAAAAGAGAATTATCTTACCTGAGAGCTATGAGCCAAGAACCTTACAAGCTGCAAAAAACTGTTATGAGCAAGATCTGGCCGAATGTGTGCTTATAGGAGATAGAGATAAAATCCATAAAGTAGCAGAAATGAATGGCTTTTGCCTTCCTAAAGATATACAAGTTGTTAATATTGATGATCAAGCTGAGACAAAATATCTAAATACCTTAATGGGCCTTAGAAAACATAAAGGTCTATCTGAAAGTATGGCTCGAGATGCTCTTAAAAACCCTATAGTAGTAGCAACACTTATGCTTTATCTTGGTGAAGTTGATGGACTAGTTTCAGGTGCTGAGCATACTACAGCAGATGTACTTAGGCCAGCACTACAGCTAATTAAGACTAAGCCAACTTCTTCGTTGGTATCATCAGTATTTTTTATGTGTATGCCTGATCAAGTGATAGTATTTGGTGACTGTGCTGTAAATCAAGATCCTTCGGCTGAGCAGTTAGTTGATATAGCTATACAAAGTGCTGAATCTGCCAAGAAATTTGGTATTGAACCGCGTGTCGCGATGATTAGCTATAGTACAGGATCATCAGGCTCAGGTGTGCAAGTTGAAAAAGTACGTACAGCTACAGAATTACTTAGAAAAAAAGCTCCAGATTTACTAGTTGATGGTCCACTTCAATATGATGCTGCGATGATTGAAAGTGTCGCTAAGAAGAAAGCTCCAGATAGTCAAGTTGCAGGTAGGGCAACTGTATTAATCTTCCCAGATTTAAATACTGGTAATACAGTATATAAAGCAGTCCAAAGAAGTGCTAATGTTTTAAGTATAGGACCAGTATTGCAAGGTATCAATAAACCTGTAAATGACCTTTCAAGAGGCGCGACAGTTGATGATATAACATATACAATTGCAATTACAGCTATTCAGGCAATATAA